The following are from one region of the Haloactinomyces albus genome:
- a CDS encoding NAD(P)-binding domain-containing protein has product MKETVDVAIVGAGPYGLSLAAHLRGAGIRYRQFGLPLNLWHTAMPQGMYLKSQGFASSLSDPSGRYTLAAFCRETGRDYADCGVPVSLETFRAYGEWFQQHQAPDVEEVLVTEITGRQGNYELVLSNGDRARARTVVVATGIEHFARIPGALSGLPSELCSHSSAHVDLGAFRGREVVVIGAGQSALESAALLHESGAAVRLVARTSGISWNGLPLALDRPLLRRMREPEAGLGSGWSTWFYSRQPRWFRHLPALTRVRLARTAMGPAGAWWLRDRVEDRVPLQLDQSVQWAEPDNGHVRLGLRSSGGESSVLTAEHVIAATGYRPDIRRLPFLSPQLRAQLRTIDHTPHVGADFQSSVPGLFFMGAAVAPTFGPVMRFVYGSDYAVRLVTNRLAGSARTPRTVERAGR; this is encoded by the coding sequence ATGAAGGAAACCGTCGATGTGGCCATTGTGGGTGCCGGACCGTACGGTCTGTCGCTGGCCGCGCACCTGCGTGGAGCCGGTATCCGGTACCGCCAGTTCGGCCTGCCGCTGAATCTCTGGCACACCGCGATGCCGCAGGGCATGTACCTGAAGTCGCAGGGGTTCGCCTCCAGCCTGTCCGATCCGTCCGGTCGGTACACGCTGGCGGCGTTCTGCCGGGAGACCGGACGCGACTATGCCGACTGCGGCGTGCCGGTGTCCCTGGAAACCTTCCGTGCTTACGGGGAATGGTTCCAGCAGCATCAGGCCCCGGATGTCGAGGAGGTGCTGGTCACCGAGATCACCGGCAGGCAGGGTAATTACGAGCTCGTGCTGTCCAATGGTGACCGTGCCCGGGCGCGCACCGTGGTGGTGGCCACCGGCATCGAGCACTTCGCTCGGATCCCCGGAGCCCTGTCCGGCTTGCCCTCCGAGCTGTGTTCGCACAGTTCCGCCCATGTGGATCTCGGAGCCTTCCGCGGACGCGAGGTCGTGGTCATCGGTGCGGGGCAGTCGGCTCTGGAATCCGCCGCTTTGCTCCACGAATCCGGTGCGGCAGTGCGCCTCGTCGCCCGTACTTCCGGTATTTCCTGGAATGGTCTGCCGCTCGCGTTGGACCGGCCGCTGCTGCGCCGCATGCGGGAACCCGAGGCGGGGCTGGGCTCGGGATGGTCCACATGGTTCTATTCCCGGCAACCTCGGTGGTTCCGCCACCTTCCGGCGCTCACCCGGGTGCGGCTGGCGCGTACCGCGATGGGACCGGCCGGGGCGTGGTGGTTGCGCGACCGCGTGGAAGACCGGGTTCCCCTGCAGCTCGACCAATCCGTGCAGTGGGCCGAACCCGACAACGGGCACGTACGACTGGGTCTGCGGAGTTCCGGGGGAGAGTCCTCGGTGCTCACGGCCGAGCATGTCATCGCCGCCACCGGCTACCGCCCCGACATCCGGCGGCTGCCGTTTCTGAGCCCGCAGTTGCGGGCGCAGCTGCGCACCATCGACCACACCCCGCACGTGGGTGCGGACTTCCAGTCCTCGGTACCGGGACTGTTTTTCATGGGAGCTGCGGTCGCGCCGACATTCGGCCCCGTCATGCGCTTCGTCTACGGCTCCGACTACGCGGTGCGTCTCGTGACGAACAGGCTGGCAGGTAGCGCCCGGACGCCGCGCACCGTCGAGAGGGCCGGCCGATGA
- a CDS encoding carboxylate--amine ligase, whose product MHIDTTAPAVVLKLDPNVFHHGGLGVIRSLGRLGVPVYGVHEDALAPAAHSRYLHGRWLWRPEAADTERVLDGLLRLADRIGSRPVLLPTDDAGAILLAEHADTLRPWFRLPEPDRYLPRALTGKHSLHRLCRQWGLPHPLTVSAGSWSEMAHFAGQVGFPLVAKLATPWRASGAVGLRSTTIVRTRGELSAVHRACDRDETAGVMLQEYLPGGHGSDWFFHGYCDAASTCRPAFTGVKERSYPAPAGLTSLGRCADNVALRQQATELLSRLSFRGIVDLDWRWDERDGQYKLLDFNPRIGAQFRLFRDRAGIDVAVAAYLDLTGQPVPEGEPIVGRRFVVENYDPIAAFGYWRSNRIDLRAWAASLRGVDESAWFARDDPAPFGLMCLRMGWRAVTRPFTRPGTGTHRAGRPVYRPGRAGAAGRAAAPAGRARSAHAPRRQSSYPVVGKEVV is encoded by the coding sequence GTGCACATCGACACCACCGCCCCGGCGGTCGTCCTCAAACTCGACCCGAACGTGTTCCACCACGGTGGGTTGGGCGTGATTCGCAGCCTCGGACGTCTCGGAGTCCCCGTGTACGGGGTCCACGAGGATGCGCTGGCGCCGGCAGCCCACTCGCGTTACCTGCACGGTCGCTGGTTGTGGCGCCCCGAGGCGGCCGACACCGAACGCGTGCTGGACGGCCTCCTCCGACTGGCCGACCGCATCGGATCTCGGCCGGTACTGCTGCCCACGGACGACGCGGGCGCGATTCTGCTGGCCGAGCATGCCGACACCCTGCGGCCGTGGTTTCGCCTGCCCGAGCCGGACCGGTACCTGCCGCGTGCTCTCACCGGAAAACACTCGCTGCACCGGCTGTGCAGGCAGTGGGGTCTGCCCCACCCGCTGACCGTGTCGGCCGGGTCGTGGAGCGAGATGGCGCACTTCGCCGGGCAGGTGGGGTTTCCCCTGGTCGCCAAACTCGCGACGCCGTGGCGCGCCTCCGGTGCGGTCGGGTTGCGCAGCACCACGATCGTGCGCACCCGTGGCGAGCTGTCCGCGGTCCACCGGGCCTGTGACAGGGACGAGACCGCAGGGGTGATGCTGCAGGAATACCTGCCGGGCGGGCACGGCAGCGATTGGTTCTTTCACGGCTACTGTGATGCGGCCTCGACCTGCCGCCCTGCGTTCACCGGGGTCAAGGAGCGTTCCTATCCCGCGCCTGCGGGCCTGACCAGCCTCGGGCGGTGCGCCGACAACGTGGCACTACGACAGCAGGCCACGGAACTGCTGTCCCGGCTGTCCTTCCGGGGCATCGTGGATCTGGACTGGCGCTGGGACGAGCGGGACGGCCAGTACAAACTGCTGGACTTCAACCCCCGGATCGGAGCACAGTTCCGCCTGTTCCGGGACCGGGCCGGTATCGACGTGGCCGTGGCGGCCTATCTCGATCTGACCGGTCAGCCGGTTCCGGAGGGAGAACCGATTGTCGGCCGCCGATTCGTGGTGGAGAACTACGACCCCATCGCGGCATTCGGTTACTGGCGCAGTAACCGGATCGATCTCAGGGCGTGGGCCGCCTCGCTGCGCGGGGTGGACGAGTCGGCGTGGTTCGCACGGGACGATCCGGCGCCTTTCGGACTGATGTGCCTGCGCATGGGCTGGCGTGCTGTGACACGTCCGTTCACTCGCCCCGGGACGGGGACTCACCGAGCCGGTCGGCCCGTGTACCGACCGGGCCGCGCGGGAGCTGCCGGCCGTGCCGCGGCTCCGGCGGGGCGGGCGAGGAGTGCCCACGCACCCAGGCGGCAGTCGTCGTATCCGGTAGTCGGGAAGGAAGTTGTATGA
- a CDS encoding nucleotide sugar dehydrogenase, producing MAEHALALAINGREHQFHDKLVAYSSTATSGQYSSEVETVAVVGLGYVGLPTASALCHGDVRVTGLDVSEDRLAAIKRGDVDLPEDEQAGLAAAIADGNLLLTEDASVLDESDAVVLCVPTPVDEEHAPDLTALSRACATVVAHVRPGQTIILTSTSFVGTTRRLLIEPLEQQGLTIGTDVHIAFSPERIDPGNPDHQHSRTPRIVGGVTRACAVRAASVIENMTDSVYLVGSPEAAELTKLYENIFRAVTLALANEFSDICAHFDLDPIEVTVAAGTKPYGFLGGFPGPGVGGHCIPCDPHYLLWQLRQHDHTAPLIEQTMRSIELRPERVVDRAVQMLGEAGVEPSGARVLLVGVSYKAGVRDLRESPALPILSGLARRGVRVAYHDPLMPQIRLPDGTSLSSEQTPEAEQCDLVVIHTVHPEIDYSWVRDCAQVLDATYRFDIAPHRQVV from the coding sequence GTGGCGGAGCATGCACTCGCGCTCGCGATCAATGGCCGCGAGCACCAGTTCCACGACAAGCTGGTGGCGTACTCGTCGACGGCCACGTCCGGCCAGTACTCGTCCGAAGTGGAGACGGTGGCCGTCGTGGGGCTGGGCTATGTGGGCCTGCCCACCGCATCCGCCCTGTGCCACGGGGACGTGCGAGTCACCGGCCTCGACGTCAGCGAGGATCGCTTGGCTGCCATCAAGCGGGGCGATGTGGACCTGCCGGAGGACGAGCAGGCCGGACTGGCTGCCGCGATCGCCGACGGCAACCTCCTGCTGACCGAGGACGCTTCCGTCCTCGATGAGTCCGATGCGGTCGTCCTCTGTGTTCCCACTCCGGTGGATGAGGAGCACGCTCCGGACCTGACGGCACTGAGCCGGGCGTGCGCGACCGTGGTCGCACACGTCCGTCCCGGCCAGACGATCATCCTCACCTCGACGAGTTTCGTGGGCACCACCCGCCGATTGCTCATCGAACCGCTCGAACAGCAGGGACTGACCATCGGCACCGACGTGCACATTGCATTCAGCCCGGAACGGATCGATCCCGGCAACCCGGACCACCAGCACAGCCGGACGCCGCGGATCGTGGGGGGAGTGACCAGGGCCTGTGCCGTACGCGCGGCATCGGTGATCGAGAACATGACCGACTCGGTGTACCTGGTCGGCTCCCCGGAAGCAGCGGAGCTGACCAAGCTGTACGAGAACATCTTCCGGGCGGTCACACTGGCTCTGGCCAACGAGTTCTCCGACATCTGCGCCCACTTCGACCTGGATCCGATCGAAGTGACCGTCGCGGCGGGAACGAAGCCGTACGGCTTCCTCGGCGGGTTTCCCGGGCCCGGTGTGGGTGGGCACTGCATTCCGTGCGATCCGCACTACTTGCTGTGGCAGTTGCGTCAGCACGACCACACCGCTCCGTTGATCGAGCAGACCATGCGGTCGATCGAACTGCGTCCCGAGCGCGTCGTGGACCGGGCGGTGCAGATGCTGGGCGAGGCGGGGGTGGAGCCTTCGGGAGCGCGGGTGCTGCTCGTCGGCGTCAGCTACAAGGCGGGTGTGCGGGATCTTCGGGAATCTCCTGCCCTGCCGATCCTGTCCGGACTCGCCCGGCGAGGTGTGCGTGTCGCCTACCACGATCCGCTGATGCCGCAGATCCGATTGCCGGACGGCACTTCGTTGAGCAGCGAGCAGACGCCCGAGGCCGAACAATGCGACCTGGTCGTGATCCACACGGTGCACCCGGAAATCGACTACTCCTGGGTACGTGACTGCGCGCAGGTGCTGGACGCGACCTACCGGTTCGACATCGCACCGCACCGCCAGGTCGTGTGA
- a CDS encoding polysaccharide deacetylase family protein — protein MAQPQPTRTRSTGTFPLVLMYHSVSSCSQDPYRVTVGPDRFEQQLRWLRRHGLRGTSMRELLDAESTGHSRGLIGLTFDDGYADFGETVLPALRRYGFTATVFVLAERLGGHNAWDPEGPRKALMTAEEVRRVAADGMEVGSHGMLHQPLGSVSEAALLDEVRRSRTVLERITGQDVRGFCYPYGDVSERVIETVRSTGYDYGCAIWNSALSGRYALPRTYVGDRDRALRLHAKRLRHEWTSRVRR, from the coding sequence ATGGCACAGCCACAGCCGACCCGGACCCGCAGCACCGGCACGTTCCCTCTCGTGCTGATGTACCATTCCGTTTCCTCGTGCTCACAGGACCCGTACCGGGTGACAGTGGGCCCCGACCGTTTCGAGCAGCAGTTGCGGTGGCTGCGCAGGCACGGGTTGCGGGGCACCTCGATGCGTGAGTTGCTGGATGCCGAAAGCACCGGACATTCCCGTGGGCTGATCGGCCTGACCTTCGACGACGGGTACGCGGATTTCGGGGAGACGGTACTGCCCGCCCTACGTCGGTACGGTTTCACAGCGACGGTGTTCGTGCTCGCCGAGCGATTGGGCGGGCACAATGCGTGGGATCCCGAAGGTCCGCGTAAAGCGCTGATGACCGCGGAGGAAGTACGTCGGGTCGCTGCCGACGGTATGGAGGTCGGCTCCCACGGGATGCTGCACCAGCCGTTGGGCTCGGTCTCCGAGGCGGCCCTGCTCGACGAGGTGCGGCGTAGCCGCACGGTACTGGAGCGGATCACCGGTCAGGATGTGCGTGGTTTCTGCTATCCGTACGGCGACGTGAGCGAACGAGTGATCGAGACCGTACGATCCACCGGCTACGACTATGGCTGCGCGATCTGGAACTCCGCGCTGTCCGGCAGGTACGCGCTGCCGCGTACCTATGTGGGCGATCGGGACCGAGCACTGCGCCTGCACGCCAAGCGGCTCCGGCACGAATGGACCTCCCGCGTGCGTCGTTGA
- a CDS encoding 2-oxoacid:ferredoxin oxidoreductase subunit beta, whose protein sequence is MTTDLGLPALGGLDSVPTTDEQQKAKDFTSDQEVRWCPGCGDYAVLAAVRGFLPELGLKRENIVFVSGIGCSSRFPYYMNTYGMHSIHGRAPTIATGLATSRPDLSVWVVTGDGDALSIGGNHLIHALRRNVNLKILLFNNRIYGLTKGQYSPTSDQGMVTKSTPVGSLDTPFNPVSLALGAEASFVARTLDSDRAHLTETLRAAAQHRGSAVVEIYQNCPIFNDGAFDVLKDSDDKQRRIIPLQHGQPITFGPEDERYGVVRDSQGQLQVAKLCEVDESDLVVHDAEADDTSHAFALSRLGGQDLDPTVTGIFRATPRPTYDDQARAQTRQAAESNPPDLQNLLTGKDTWTI, encoded by the coding sequence GTGACTACCGATCTGGGTCTGCCCGCGCTGGGTGGGTTGGACAGTGTTCCGACCACCGACGAGCAGCAGAAGGCCAAGGACTTCACCAGTGATCAGGAAGTGCGCTGGTGCCCCGGCTGCGGTGACTACGCGGTGCTGGCCGCGGTGCGCGGTTTCCTGCCCGAGCTGGGGCTGAAGCGGGAGAACATCGTGTTCGTCTCGGGCATCGGCTGCTCCAGCCGGTTCCCGTACTACATGAACACCTACGGGATGCACTCCATTCACGGCCGTGCCCCGACGATCGCCACCGGGTTGGCCACCAGCCGACCCGATTTGAGCGTGTGGGTGGTCACCGGGGACGGGGACGCGCTGTCCATCGGCGGCAACCACTTGATCCACGCGCTGCGGCGCAACGTCAACCTCAAGATCCTGCTGTTCAACAACCGCATCTACGGGTTGACCAAGGGCCAGTACTCGCCGACCAGTGATCAGGGCATGGTCACCAAGTCCACCCCGGTGGGTTCACTGGACACGCCGTTCAACCCGGTCTCGCTGGCGCTGGGTGCCGAAGCCTCGTTCGTGGCCCGCACCCTGGACTCCGACCGGGCGCATCTGACCGAGACGCTGCGGGCTGCCGCGCAGCACCGTGGTAGTGCCGTGGTGGAGATCTACCAGAACTGCCCCATCTTCAACGACGGTGCTTTCGACGTGCTCAAGGACAGCGACGACAAGCAGCGCCGGATCATCCCCCTGCAGCACGGTCAGCCGATCACCTTCGGTCCCGAGGACGAGCGCTACGGCGTTGTCCGCGACAGCCAGGGTCAGCTGCAGGTGGCCAAGCTGTGTGAGGTCGACGAGTCCGATCTCGTCGTCCACGACGCCGAGGCCGACGACACCTCGCACGCCTTCGCGCTGTCCAGGCTCGGTGGTCAGGACCTCGACCCCACCGTCACCGGCATCTTCCGGGCGACGCCTCGGCCCACCTACGACGACCAGGCCCGCGCCCAGACTCGCCAAGCCGCCGAGAGCAACCCGCCCGACCTGCAAAACCTGCTCACCGGCAAGGACACCTGGACCATCTGA
- a CDS encoding 2-oxoacid:acceptor oxidoreductase subunit alpha — translation MVTTNGHQPAEQAGSGTAGTAQDTRKVNRVVIRFAGDSGDGMQLTGDRFTSEAAAFGNDLATLPNYPAEIRAPAGTLPGVSSFQLHFADYDILTPGDRPDVLVAMNPAALKANIGDLPRGGTLVVNTDEFTKRNLKKVGYEVNPLETYELEPYVVHEVAMAELTKGALAETGLSRKEAERAKNMFALGLLSWMYSRPTEGTEKFLREKFAKKPQLAEANVLAFRAGWNYGETTESFAVSYEVAPATLPQGTYRQITGNQALAYGLVSAGQRSELPVFLGSYPITPASDVLHEMAKHKNFGVTTFQAEDEIAGIGAALGAAFGGSLGVTTTSGPGLALKSETIGLAVALELPLLICDIQRGGPSTGMPTKTEQADLLQALYGRNGESPVPVVAPASPADCFEVALEAARIALTYRTPVVLLSDGAVANGSEPWMVPEVSRLPDLRVSFASEPNAPDGSGEFWPYLRDPETLAREWAIPGTPGVEHRVGGLEKADGKGSISYDPDNHDRMVRLRQSKVDGVTVGDLEVDDPSGQARVLVIGWGSSYGPIGAACRRVRSDGHAVAQAHLRYLNPMPANLGEVLRAYDKVVVPEMNLGQLAMLLRSRYLVDAQSYTKVAGLPFQAEELQTVLTDVVQGVSA, via the coding sequence GTGGTGACGACGAACGGACACCAACCCGCGGAGCAGGCGGGATCCGGCACGGCCGGTACTGCGCAGGACACCCGCAAGGTGAACCGCGTGGTGATCCGGTTCGCGGGCGACTCCGGTGACGGCATGCAGTTGACGGGGGACCGGTTCACCTCGGAGGCCGCGGCGTTCGGCAATGACCTGGCCACGCTGCCGAACTACCCGGCGGAGATCCGGGCTCCTGCGGGGACGTTGCCCGGGGTGTCCAGCTTCCAGCTGCACTTCGCCGATTACGACATCCTCACGCCGGGAGACCGCCCGGATGTGCTGGTGGCGATGAATCCGGCGGCGCTGAAGGCCAATATCGGCGATCTCCCACGCGGCGGGACTCTGGTGGTCAACACCGACGAGTTCACCAAGCGCAACCTGAAGAAGGTCGGCTACGAGGTCAACCCGCTGGAGACCTATGAGCTCGAGCCCTATGTGGTCCACGAGGTGGCCATGGCCGAGTTGACCAAGGGTGCGCTGGCCGAGACGGGCCTGTCGCGCAAGGAGGCCGAGCGGGCCAAGAACATGTTCGCCCTCGGGCTGCTGTCGTGGATGTACTCCCGCCCCACGGAGGGCACCGAGAAGTTCCTGCGGGAGAAGTTCGCCAAGAAACCGCAGTTGGCCGAGGCCAACGTGCTGGCCTTCCGGGCGGGCTGGAACTACGGGGAGACCACCGAGTCGTTCGCGGTGTCCTACGAGGTGGCTCCGGCGACGTTGCCGCAGGGCACGTACCGACAGATCACCGGTAACCAGGCGTTGGCCTACGGCCTGGTCAGTGCTGGGCAGCGCAGCGAGTTGCCGGTGTTTCTGGGTAGCTACCCGATCACGCCGGCCTCGGACGTGCTGCACGAGATGGCCAAGCACAAGAACTTCGGGGTGACCACCTTCCAGGCCGAGGACGAGATCGCCGGGATCGGTGCGGCACTGGGTGCGGCCTTCGGCGGGAGCCTGGGAGTGACCACCACCTCGGGGCCGGGGCTGGCGCTGAAGTCGGAGACCATCGGGCTGGCCGTGGCCCTGGAGCTACCGCTGCTGATCTGCGATATCCAGCGTGGCGGCCCGTCGACGGGGATGCCGACCAAGACCGAGCAGGCCGATCTGCTGCAAGCTTTGTACGGCCGCAACGGCGAATCACCGGTGCCGGTGGTCGCGCCCGCCTCACCTGCGGACTGCTTCGAGGTGGCTCTGGAGGCAGCCCGGATCGCGTTGACCTATCGCACTCCGGTGGTGCTGCTGTCGGACGGGGCGGTGGCCAACGGTTCCGAGCCGTGGATGGTCCCGGAGGTGAGCCGGCTGCCGGATCTGCGGGTGTCGTTCGCCTCCGAGCCCAACGCTCCGGACGGCTCCGGTGAGTTCTGGCCGTATCTGCGGGACCCGGAGACGTTGGCCCGCGAGTGGGCGATTCCCGGAACCCCGGGTGTGGAGCACCGGGTCGGCGGGCTGGAGAAGGCCGACGGCAAGGGCAGCATCTCCTATGACCCGGACAACCACGACCGGATGGTGCGGTTGCGCCAGAGCAAGGTCGACGGGGTCACCGTGGGCGACCTGGAGGTCGACGACCCCTCTGGGCAGGCGCGGGTGCTGGTGATCGGCTGGGGCTCTTCCTACGGGCCGATCGGGGCCGCCTGTCGCCGGGTGCGCAGTGATGGCCACGCGGTGGCCCAGGCCCACCTGCGGTACCTGAATCCGATGCCTGCCAACCTCGGCGAGGTCCTGCGTGCCTACGACAAGGTCGTGGTGCCGGAGATGAACCTGGGACAGCTGGCGATGCTGCTGCGATCCCGGTACCTGGTCGATGCGCAGTCCTACACCAAGGTGGCGGGCCTGCCTTTCCAAGCAGAGGAGCTGCAAACCGTGCTCACCGATGTCGTGCAGGGGGTTTCCGCGTGA
- a CDS encoding LamB/YcsF family protein encodes MDVNADLAEGFGRWELGDDAALLDVVTSANVACGFHAGDPNTLRDACTRAARGGVALGAQVAYRDLAGFGRRFIDIAPEDLTNDVIYQIGALAGFARVAGTEITYVKPHGALYHAVGGHSDQAAAVVEAIRCYDSRLAVLGSPGSRWLELAGQAGLPVYREAFADRAYNPDGTLVSRRAPGALLHDPERIAQRCSRLARGEEIEAVDGSMIRVRAESICVHGDTPDAVAIAHAVRGRLETEGIELVSFAPAPVTENRSPGRPWSDPEHTDTY; translated from the coding sequence ATCGATGTGAACGCCGACCTGGCCGAGGGGTTCGGTCGCTGGGAACTCGGCGATGATGCCGCTCTGCTGGATGTGGTCACCAGTGCCAACGTCGCGTGTGGCTTCCACGCGGGAGATCCGAATACGTTGCGTGATGCGTGTACGCGTGCTGCTCGAGGCGGTGTGGCGCTGGGAGCGCAGGTGGCCTATCGGGACCTGGCGGGCTTCGGTAGGCGATTCATCGACATCGCCCCGGAGGATCTGACCAACGACGTGATCTACCAGATCGGCGCCCTGGCGGGGTTCGCGCGTGTGGCGGGAACCGAGATCACGTACGTCAAGCCGCATGGTGCCCTGTATCACGCGGTCGGTGGCCACAGCGACCAGGCGGCGGCTGTGGTGGAGGCGATCCGCTGCTACGACTCCCGGTTGGCCGTGCTCGGTTCGCCCGGCTCGCGATGGCTGGAGTTGGCAGGCCAGGCGGGTCTGCCGGTATACCGGGAAGCTTTCGCCGACCGTGCTTACAACCCGGACGGCACGTTGGTCTCCCGCCGGGCCCCGGGTGCGTTGCTGCACGATCCGGAGCGGATCGCTCAACGGTGCTCGCGCTTGGCGCGGGGCGAGGAGATCGAGGCCGTCGACGGGTCGATGATCCGGGTACGCGCCGAGTCGATCTGTGTGCACGGGGACACTCCCGATGCGGTCGCGATCGCCCACGCGGTCCGGGGACGGCTCGAAACCGAGGGAATCGAGCTTGTCTCGTTCGCGCCGGCTCCGGTGACCGAAAATCGGTCACCCGGTCGCCCCTGGTCGGACCCGGAGCACACTGACACGTATTGA
- a CDS encoding class I SAM-dependent methyltransferase — protein sequence MARVVPTSGQPVVVELGPGTGALSGAVAERLPAAGRHIAVELDTGMVEHLRSSMPWLEVIQGDAMQLGKLLREAGVDSVDAVVSGLPWSLFSGESQTRILDEVGGVLAPGAAFTTIAYAHALGLSGARLFRRRLGRAFDEVVTTRTVWRNVPPARTYVCRRPSRR from the coding sequence ATGGCGAGGGTGGTACCGACTTCCGGGCAACCCGTCGTGGTCGAACTCGGGCCGGGCACCGGTGCGCTGAGCGGGGCCGTGGCCGAGCGATTGCCCGCCGCGGGCAGGCATATCGCCGTTGAGCTCGACACGGGCATGGTCGAGCATCTGCGTAGCAGTATGCCGTGGTTGGAAGTCATCCAGGGTGATGCGATGCAACTGGGGAAACTCCTGCGCGAAGCGGGTGTGGACTCCGTCGATGCGGTGGTCAGTGGCCTGCCGTGGTCGCTTTTTTCCGGCGAGTCGCAGACCCGCATTCTCGATGAGGTCGGTGGGGTTCTCGCGCCGGGCGCCGCGTTCACCACCATCGCCTACGCCCACGCGCTGGGGCTGTCCGGTGCGCGGTTGTTCCGTCGCCGCCTCGGCCGGGCGTTCGACGAGGTCGTCACGACGCGCACCGTCTGGCGCAATGTCCCCCCGGCGCGCACGTACGTCTGTCGTCGGCCGTCGCGTCGATAG
- a CDS encoding aspartate aminotransferase family protein: protein MGTTGIHAELAKRRKAVLPDWLTTMYAEPIDIERGEGRHVRDAEGNRYLDFFGGILTTMTGHALPEVTAAVSEQAGKILHSSTLYLNRPMIELAERVAEVSGIDDPRVFFTTSGTEANDTALLLATGYRASNQVLALRNSYHGRSFSSMAVTGNRSWSPTSLSPVQTFYVHGSRRRGTPMAGLSDAELTEACVADLEDVLDQLHGNVACLIAEPIQGVGGFATPPDGLYARFKEVLDRHGILWVSDEVQTGWGRTGEHFWGWQAHDGSGKPDIVTFAKGLGNGLSIGGVVARAEVMNSVAANSISTFGGSPVTAAGALANLDYLLEHDLQRNAAHTGAILRAELDGALGSASAVADVRGKGLMIGVELVDPDGLPAPELAAEVLEETKRQGVLIGKGGLNGNVLRIAPPLSVTESEVREGARVLLDALNKVSSSRHA from the coding sequence ATGGGCACCACCGGCATCCACGCCGAACTGGCCAAGCGCCGTAAGGCGGTGCTGCCGGACTGGCTGACCACCATGTACGCCGAGCCCATCGACATCGAGCGCGGCGAGGGACGGCACGTCCGGGACGCCGAGGGGAACCGCTATCTCGACTTCTTCGGCGGGATCCTGACCACCATGACCGGACACGCGCTGCCCGAGGTCACCGCCGCCGTCAGTGAGCAGGCGGGCAAGATCCTGCACTCCTCCACGCTGTACCTGAACCGGCCGATGATCGAACTCGCCGAGCGGGTGGCCGAGGTATCCGGTATCGATGATCCCCGGGTGTTCTTCACGACCAGCGGCACCGAGGCCAACGACACGGCGTTGCTGCTGGCCACCGGATACCGGGCGTCGAATCAGGTGCTTGCGCTGCGCAACAGCTACCACGGGCGCTCGTTCTCCTCGATGGCGGTGACCGGCAACCGGAGTTGGTCGCCGACGAGTCTGTCGCCGGTGCAGACGTTCTACGTCCACGGCAGCCGCCGCCGCGGGACGCCGATGGCCGGTCTGTCCGATGCGGAGCTGACCGAGGCGTGCGTGGCGGATCTGGAGGATGTGCTCGATCAGCTGCACGGCAATGTCGCGTGCCTGATCGCCGAGCCGATCCAGGGCGTCGGCGGATTCGCCACGCCGCCCGACGGTCTCTACGCGCGATTCAAGGAAGTGCTCGACCGCCACGGCATCCTGTGGGTCAGCGACGAGGTGCAGACCGGATGGGGCCGCACCGGTGAGCACTTCTGGGGCTGGCAGGCGCACGACGGCAGCGGCAAGCCCGACATCGTCACCTTCGCCAAAGGCTTGGGTAACGGACTCTCGATCGGTGGGGTCGTCGCCCGCGCCGAGGTGATGAACAGTGTCGCCGCGAACTCCATCTCCACCTTCGGTGGCAGCCCGGTCACGGCGGCCGGTGCGCTGGCCAATCTCGACTATCTGCTGGAACACGATCTGCAGCGCAATGCCGCACATACCGGTGCGATCCTGCGCGCGGAGCTCGACGGGGCTCTCGGCAGCGCTTCGGCCGTGGCCGACGTGCGCGGCAAGGGACTGATGATCGGTGTCGAGCTCGTGGACCCGGACGGGCTGCCCGCGCCCGAATTGGCCGCCGAGGTTCTCGAGGAGACCAAGCGCCAGGGCGTTCTGATCGGCAAGGGAGGACTCAACGGCAACGTGCTGCGTATCGCTCCGCCGCTGAGTGTGACCGAGTCCGAGGTACGTGAGGGCGCGCGCGTGCTGCTGGACGCCCTGAACAAGGTGTCCTCCTCTCGCCACGCCTGA
- a CDS encoding DUF5313 family protein, producing MGTPRPNPLQWVWYAYGGKLPDRYAEWVLHDVTCRTWVLRQLARALTQLAPLCVVILLLPGPLWIRLMSVLLGLLVGVFYSLSAMVETTEHRVIKHGHPPGIGRETRALYRDARRATKHAARRHRWWT from the coding sequence ATGGGCACGCCTCGTCCGAACCCGCTCCAGTGGGTCTGGTACGCCTATGGCGGAAAGCTGCCGGATCGCTATGCCGAGTGGGTGCTGCACGATGTGACCTGCCGTACGTGGGTGCTGCGGCAGTTGGCGCGCGCATTGACGCAGTTGGCACCGCTGTGCGTCGTGATACTGCTGTTGCCGGGGCCCCTGTGGATCCGGCTGATGTCGGTGCTGCTGGGGCTGCTGGTGGGCGTTTTCTACTCGCTGAGCGCGATGGTCGAGACGACCGAACACCGGGTCATCAAGCATGGCCATCCGCCGGGGATCGGCAGGGAGACCCGTGCCCTGTACCGGGACGCGCGGCGGGCGACGAAGCACGCTGCCCGCCGTCACCGGTGGTGGACGTGA